One genomic segment of Pseudomonas chlororaphis subsp. aurantiaca includes these proteins:
- the yidD gene encoding membrane protein insertion efficiency factor YidD, with protein sequence MRKLALVPIQFYRYAISPLMASHCRFYPSCSCYAYEAIENHGLLRGGWLTFRRLGRCHPWNPGGYDPVPPIPTSRSSSMAE encoded by the coding sequence ATGCGTAAACTGGCACTCGTTCCGATCCAGTTTTACCGCTATGCCATTAGTCCTTTGATGGCCAGTCACTGTCGTTTCTACCCCAGCTGTTCCTGCTACGCGTATGAAGCCATCGAAAATCATGGCCTTCTGCGCGGTGGCTGGCTGACCTTTCGTCGTTTAGGTCGCTGTCATCCGTGGAATCCCGGTGGTTATGACCCGGTTCCACCTATCCCTACCTCCCGTTCTTCTTCGATGGCCGAGTAA